One segment of Anatilimnocola aggregata DNA contains the following:
- a CDS encoding response regulator — protein MQKRILLCDDELHILRAAEFKFSRAGYHVQCAANGEEAWTLIEQQLPDVLVTDCQMPRLNGLELARRIKDHPATCHLPVIMLSAKGFELSSSQLRDEYGIVKLLCKPFSPRELFNVVESLLGGHEGASDALVGLPIAATVPTAVSQWL, from the coding sequence ATGCAAAAGCGCATCCTCCTGTGCGACGACGAACTGCACATCCTGCGGGCCGCGGAATTCAAGTTCTCGCGCGCCGGTTATCACGTGCAATGTGCCGCGAATGGCGAAGAAGCCTGGACGCTGATCGAACAGCAACTACCCGACGTCCTCGTCACCGATTGCCAAATGCCGCGGCTAAACGGACTCGAACTGGCCCGTCGCATCAAAGATCATCCTGCCACGTGTCACCTCCCCGTCATCATGCTCAGCGCGAAGGGTTTTGAACTCTCTTCGAGCCAACTGCGCGATGAATACGGCATCGTCAAACTGCTGTGTAAGCCCTTCAGCCCGCGTGAACTGTTCAACGTTGTCGAATCGTTGCTCGGCGGCCACGAGGGTGCCTCCGATGCGCTCGTCGGTCTGCCCATCGCGGCTACGGTTCCGACTGCAGTCAGCCAATGGCTGTAA
- a CDS encoding STAS domain-containing protein encodes MKLPTEIFGEVVVVHTPEELSADTAGQLEAFLTNLDRSQVIIDLNGSETIESGGLEAILNAQETLLALGGDIKISTTNESNRKILEMTRLDQQLEVFETVIDAVKSFAG; translated from the coding sequence ATGAAACTCCCCACAGAAATTTTCGGCGAGGTGGTCGTTGTCCACACGCCCGAAGAATTGAGCGCTGATACCGCAGGGCAACTCGAAGCGTTCTTGACGAACCTCGATCGCTCGCAGGTGATTATCGACCTCAATGGAAGCGAGACGATCGAAAGTGGCGGGCTGGAAGCCATTCTCAATGCGCAGGAAACACTGCTGGCGCTCGGTGGCGATATTAAAATCTCGACGACGAACGAGTCCAATCGCAAAATTCTCGAAATGACTCGCCTCGATCAACAGTTGGAAGTGTTTGAAACGGTCATCGATGCCGTGAAAAGCTTCGCCGGTTAA